A genomic region of Eucalyptus grandis isolate ANBG69807.140 chromosome 5, ASM1654582v1, whole genome shotgun sequence contains the following coding sequences:
- the LOC104446579 gene encoding receptor like protein 22: protein MYRFAEVLCHVDESSALMEFKRSFRINTTDRRCVYPKVHSWSLDGSGDCCSWDGVKCDEVTGRVIALDLSSNCLSGTMSPNTTLFRLVHVESLNLAFNSFNFSSIPYGFGNLSKLQYLNLSSSDFSGSLPSSMGNLSHLTELYLDGNNLQGQIPVSFANLAQLSVLLLSYNNLSGDSLEWMVNLTKLTSLSISGNRLSGGFPSSFENLKQLTILDLSHNDLYGDILGALRNLKNLIVLYLNSLSLNGILNINDLFTLKNLKVLDLSNNNISFTKSFINATTLKLTNLKLDSCNLTEFPQFIGYSNELRELSLQHNRIQGIIPRLTWNNSKESLLYIDLSNNLLSGFEENQTHLPLPNLNYLDISSNLLETTLPTPPPLVMLYNISNNFLSGEVPTSICEVRSLTVLDLSNNALNGTLPPCLGSIGPLILLNLARNKFDGMIPHGYPNGCALRMIDLRENQLSGNVPRSLGNCGMLEYLNLGDNQINDTFPFWLSELTYLKVIGLRSNNFHGPIESSLSKFNFTSLHILDISNNNFNGEFPSNLLKSCHAMKIMVGQDKLAYLDIFEFLPNVSFNISMNSSHTYAMKLMNKGTKREYAKIPDVLMAIDLSNNKFEGFIPKLIGDLESLRMLNLSNNLLNGGIPSSLANLAVLEALDLSRNNLVGEIPQQLARLTFLSFFDVSHNRLSGPIPHGMQFDTFGSSSFVMNNGLCGSPFLNKCTNGENAPPPPSYFKVDNEEECLFNLDGRIVLVVAGVGFLVGVVIENLIIDEKSVWFLCCSKKMAKGWKKVRKALANKKICN, encoded by the exons ATGTACAG GTTTGCTGAGGTACTTTGTCATGTTGACGAGAGCTCTGCCTTAATGGAATTCAAGAGAAGTTTCAGAATCAACACGACAGACCGGCGATGTGTTTATCCAAAAGTTCATTCATGGTCGCTGGATGGAAGTGGAGATTGTTGTTCGTGGGACGGCGTCAAATGTGATGAAGTCACCGGCCGAGTGATTGCCCTCGACCTCAGTAGCAATTGTCTCTCAGGCACCATGAGTCCCAACACCACTCTCTTTCGGCTCGTTCACGTGGAGTCGCTCAATCTCGCTTTCAACAGCTTCAACTTCTCCTCAATTCCGTACGGCTTCGGCAATCTTTCAAAGTTACAATACCTTAATCTCTCCTCTTCTGACTTTTCCG GATCGCTTCCCTCTTCAATGGGTAATCTTTCTCATCTCACTGAATTATACCTTGATGGAAATAACTTGCAAGGTCAAATCCCTGTTTCATTTGCTAATCTTGCCCAACTATCAGTGCTATTGCTCTCTTACAATAACTTAAGCGGTGATTCCTTAGAGTGGATGGTCAACTTGACAAAACTCACCTCCTTGAGCATTTCAG GTAATCGGTTAAGTGGTGGATTTCCATCTTCATTTGAGAACTTGAAGCAGTTGACTATTCTTGACCTTTCTCACAATGACTTGTACGGTGATATTCTGGGCGCATTGCGGAATCTGAAGAATCTCATAGTGCTTTATCTGAATTCGCTTAGTCTCAATGGCATTCTCAACATAAATGATCTATTCACACTCAAGAACTTGAAAGTCTTAGATTTGTCCAACAACAACATATCCTTCACCAAGTCATTCATCAATGCCACTACATTGAAGCTTACCAACTTAAAGTTGGATTCATGCAACTTGACTGAGTTTCCACAGTTTATAGGCTACTCAAACGAATTGAGGGAGTTATCCCTACAACACAATAGAATTCAAGGGATCATTCCTAGATTGACGTGGAACAATAGCAAAGAATCTCTCTTGTATATAGATCTTTCTAACAATCTTTTATCCGGCTTCGAAGAAAACCAAACCCATCTTCCTTTACCGAACTTGAACTATCTTGACATTAGTTCTAACTTGCTAGAAACAACCCTCCCTACCCCACCTCCCCTAGTCATGTTATACAACATCTCCAACAATTTCCTATCTGGGGAAGTTCCAACATCCATTTGTGAAGTGAGATCTCTTACCGTGCTCGATTTGTCCAACAATGCTCTGAATGGCACACTTCCTCCTTGTTTGGGTAGTATTGGTCCTTTGATTTTATTGAACCTCGCAAGAAATAAATTCGATGGCATGATTCCTCATGGTTACCCAAATGGTTGTGCATTAAGGATGATTGACCTTAGAGAAAACCAACTAAGTGGGAATGTTCCGAGATCTTTAGGAAATTGTGGAATGCTGGAGTATTTGAATCTTGGTGACAACCAAATTAATGATACGTTCCCATTTTGGCTATCGGAGCTAACCTACCTAAAAGTAATTGGCTTGCGGTCCAATAATTTCCATGGTCCCATAGAATCTAGTCTAAGCAAGTTCAACTTCACCAGTTTACACATCCTGGACATTTCCAACAACAACTTCAATGGCGAATTTCCTTCCAACTTGTTGAAGAGTTGCCATGCCATGAAGATCATGGTTGGTCAAGATAAGTTGGcatatttggatatttttgaattccttCCTAATGTTTCATTCAACATAAGTATGAATTCATCGCATACTTACgcaatgaaattgatgaataagGGCACGAAAAGGGAATATGCGAAGATTCCAGATGTCCTCATGGCAATTGACCTCTCCAACAACAAGTTTGAAGGGTTCATTCCTAAACTCATTGGAGATCTAGAATCACTTCGCATGCTCAACCTTTCAAACAACCTCCTCAATGGTGGCATCCCTTCTTCCTTGGCCAACTTGGCAGTGCTCGAAGCACTGGATCTTTCTCGAAACAATCTTGTAGGAGAGATTCCTCAACAACTAGCCCGCCTCACATTTCTTTCGTTTTTCGATGTCTCTCACAATCGTCTATCAGGACCAATACCACATGGAATGCAATTTGATACATTCGGGAGCAGTTCATTTGTGATGAATAATGGTTTGTGTGGAAGTCCCTTCCTAAATAAATGCACAAATGGTGAGAAcgctccaccaccaccatcatatTTCAAAGTGGATAATGAAGAAGAGTGTCTCTTCAACTTGGATGGGAGAATCGTGCTGGTTGTTGCTGGAGTTGGGTTTTTGGTCGGTGTCGTGATAGAGAACTTGATCATTGACGAGAAGAGTGTGTGGTTCTTGTGCTGCtcaaagaaaatggcaaaaggATGGAAAAAGGTGAGGAAAGCTCTCGCAAACAAGAAAATATGCAACTAG